A single region of the Kocuria rosea genome encodes:
- a CDS encoding cupin domain-containing protein, giving the protein MELRTAENAPHRRPPGENTPTVTILFGGEEDGPDIGLVRVSVPTGSGMPAHRHGGSDVILTPVAGRVTISDGTASVDVGVGSSALVRKDEEVSLSNPGDEPAELIVSAGPADFVTGIRQWPEPRQA; this is encoded by the coding sequence ATGGAACTGCGCACCGCAGAGAACGCCCCGCACCGCCGGCCCCCGGGAGAGAACACGCCCACCGTCACCATCCTCTTCGGCGGCGAGGAGGACGGGCCCGACATCGGCCTCGTCCGGGTGAGCGTTCCGACCGGATCAGGCATGCCGGCGCACCGGCACGGCGGGTCGGACGTCATCCTCACCCCCGTGGCCGGGCGGGTGACGATCTCCGACGGCACGGCCTCCGTCGACGTCGGGGTCGGCTCCTCAGCACTGGTGCGCAAGGACGAGGAGGTCTCACTGAGCAATCCCGGGGACGAACCCGCCGAGCTCATCGTCTCGGCCGGTCCCGCGGACTTCGTCACGGGGATCCGCCAGTGGCCCGAACCCCGCCAAGCCTGA
- a CDS encoding hexameric tyrosine-coordinated heme protein: protein MMALVPENTLITATPEQGRELAIMLARKTVAAIQTDPETRQVLRPGYATSADSLTMATHVVAIEFATVAAANNYWRD, encoded by the coding sequence ATGATGGCACTGGTACCGGAGAACACCTTGATCACCGCGACTCCCGAGCAGGGTCGTGAGCTGGCCATCATGTTGGCCCGGAAGACCGTGGCCGCCATTCAGACCGATCCCGAGACCCGCCAGGTGCTGCGGCCCGGGTACGCGACGAGTGCTGATTCCCTCACGATGGCCACCCACGTCGTGGCCATCGAGTTCGCCACCGTGGCCGCGGCCAACAACTATTGGCGCGACTGA
- a CDS encoding cupin domain-containing protein: protein MATTEHFAVEGNIEHFTIADIARNSPDFRRVLWTGKHSQIVIMTVPAGGEIGEEVHEHTDQILTFVAGTGEADLNGHTHPIEAGDQCAVPAGARHNFRNTGEEPLVLYTVYSPPEHAAEAAYATKDEADAAEAAGQDEPPTA from the coding sequence ATGGCCACCACCGAGCACTTCGCCGTCGAGGGCAACATCGAGCACTTCACGATCGCCGACATCGCCCGGAACAGTCCCGACTTCCGCAGGGTGCTGTGGACCGGGAAGCACTCCCAGATCGTGATCATGACCGTCCCCGCCGGCGGGGAGATCGGCGAGGAGGTGCACGAGCACACCGACCAGATCCTCACCTTCGTCGCCGGCACCGGAGAGGCCGACCTGAACGGGCACACCCACCCGATCGAGGCCGGTGACCAGTGCGCCGTCCCGGCCGGCGCCCGGCACAACTTCCGCAACACCGGGGAGGAGCCGCTGGTGCTCTACACCGTCTACAGCCCTCCCGAGCACGCCGCCGAGGCCGCCTACGCCACCAAGGACGAGGCGGACGCCGCCGAAGCCGCCGGTCAGGACGAGCCCCCGACCGCCTGA
- a CDS encoding NADP-dependent oxidoreductase — protein MPRTFVFTDFGGPETQELIDRPASQPGPGELAVAVRAAGVNPVDWKIRSGALGQDRQLPAPMGREISGAVTALGEDVDGFAVGDEILAPVAPGHGGFAEHTLVRAADAVAKPEGISFADAATIPVAAATAYDATHQIKLEPGQRLLILGAGGGVGLMAAQIGKVHQFTVIGVAGRTKRQIVESTGATFVPSGNGVADRVRELAPDGVDLLVDLVGGEALREVAGLVADPTRIISAADPATATELGGTALQRTADAVQKITEVIEYGLVDPHVTACYPLAEAGRAIAEVEAGHATGKIVIEPAPVC, from the coding sequence ATGCCCAGGACGTTCGTGTTCACCGACTTCGGCGGCCCCGAGACCCAGGAGCTCATCGACCGGCCCGCCTCGCAGCCCGGCCCCGGGGAACTGGCCGTGGCGGTGCGCGCGGCCGGGGTCAACCCCGTCGACTGGAAGATCCGCTCCGGAGCCCTCGGCCAGGACCGGCAGCTGCCGGCCCCCATGGGCCGGGAGATCTCCGGTGCCGTGACCGCTCTCGGCGAGGACGTGGACGGTTTCGCGGTCGGCGACGAGATCCTCGCACCCGTCGCCCCCGGCCACGGCGGCTTCGCCGAGCACACCCTCGTGCGGGCCGCCGACGCGGTCGCCAAGCCCGAGGGGATCTCCTTCGCGGACGCCGCCACCATCCCCGTGGCCGCGGCCACGGCCTACGACGCCACCCACCAGATCAAGCTCGAGCCCGGCCAGAGGCTGCTGATCCTCGGCGCCGGCGGCGGGGTGGGGCTGATGGCCGCCCAGATCGGCAAGGTCCACCAGTTCACCGTCATCGGCGTCGCCGGCCGGACCAAGCGCCAGATCGTCGAGTCCACCGGGGCGACCTTCGTCCCCTCCGGGAACGGCGTGGCCGACCGCGTCCGCGAGCTCGCCCCCGACGGCGTGGACCTCCTCGTCGACCTCGTGGGCGGTGAGGCGCTGCGCGAGGTCGCAGGCCTGGTCGCCGACCCGACCAGGATCATCTCGGCCGCCGACCCTGCCACGGCCACCGAGCTCGGCGGCACCGCCCTGCAACGCACCGCGGACGCGGTGCAGAAGATCACCGAGGTCATCGAGTACGGCCTCGTCGACCCCCACGTCACCGCCTGCTACCCCCTGGCAGAAGCAGGGCGGGCGATCGCCGAGGTCGAGGCCGGCCACGCCACCGGCAAGATCGTGATCGAGCCCGCCCCCGTCTGCTGA
- a CDS encoding heavy metal translocating P-type ATPase — protein MNRVQSWIYGRWAIPAVSGVLILASFAASEVAGSQPWADVLMLAAAVVAGYGIVVKAVRALAARTIGIDLLVSVAAIGAIIIGNYWEAAAVTFLFAVGHALESATLNRTRSALAELVAVAPDTAVVVRDGEQVEVPAADVAMGEIVLVKNGAKVPVDGHVVAGTGAVDEASITGESIPVEKTKSDQVFAGTVSRGGFLQVLATGIGADTTLARIVHRVEEAQDAKARTQAFIDRFSAWYTPAIMALALVAGLAAQDVVLALTLLVIGCPGALVISIPVAIVAGIGRAAKNGILIKGGEFLETSAKITAVAVDKTGTLTEGRPQLTDVVVLDPALDRADVLRWAAAAEAGSEHPLARPILEAAAAEGVGASGIPEGIDPVPGKGIVATTTGGVRVLIGNAALLEQYGITDPEAVRTAEEVAAAGRTPMIVAVDDAVAGVIAVADQVRSDAAEMVARLHEAGVAKVVMLTGDAALVAEAIGRATGVDEIRAGLLPEDKLDAVAALQREGHVVAMVGDGVNDAPALATADIGVAMGAAGSAVAVETADIALMGDNLLKLPEAIGLAKRTVGVMHQNITVALITVVLLLAGVFAGGVTMSIGMLVHEASVLIVILNAMRLLRRTTDATPTATTTPAVQETAKVAS, from the coding sequence ATGAACAGGGTGCAGAGCTGGATCTACGGCAGGTGGGCGATCCCCGCAGTGTCGGGGGTGCTGATCCTCGCCTCGTTCGCCGCCTCCGAGGTCGCCGGCTCGCAGCCGTGGGCGGACGTGCTCATGCTCGCCGCCGCTGTGGTCGCCGGCTACGGCATCGTGGTCAAGGCCGTGCGGGCGTTGGCCGCCCGCACGATCGGGATCGACCTGCTCGTCTCGGTTGCCGCGATCGGGGCGATCATCATCGGCAACTACTGGGAGGCCGCCGCGGTGACCTTCCTCTTCGCCGTGGGCCACGCCCTCGAGTCCGCCACCCTGAACAGGACGCGTTCGGCGCTGGCCGAGCTGGTGGCTGTCGCCCCGGACACCGCCGTGGTGGTCCGGGACGGTGAGCAGGTCGAGGTCCCGGCCGCGGACGTGGCCATGGGAGAGATCGTGCTGGTCAAGAACGGGGCCAAGGTCCCGGTCGACGGCCACGTCGTGGCCGGCACCGGTGCCGTGGACGAGGCCTCCATCACCGGCGAGTCCATCCCGGTGGAGAAGACCAAGAGTGACCAGGTCTTCGCCGGCACCGTCTCCCGCGGCGGGTTCCTGCAGGTGCTGGCCACCGGCATCGGCGCGGACACCACCCTGGCCCGCATCGTCCACCGGGTCGAGGAGGCCCAGGACGCCAAGGCGCGCACACAGGCCTTCATCGACCGATTCTCCGCCTGGTACACCCCGGCGATCATGGCCCTGGCACTGGTGGCCGGGCTGGCCGCCCAGGACGTGGTGCTCGCCCTCACCCTGCTGGTCATCGGCTGCCCCGGTGCCCTGGTCATCTCCATCCCGGTCGCGATCGTGGCCGGCATCGGCCGGGCCGCCAAGAACGGCATCCTGATCAAGGGCGGGGAGTTCCTGGAGACCTCTGCGAAGATCACCGCCGTGGCGGTGGACAAGACCGGCACGCTCACCGAGGGCCGCCCGCAGCTGACCGACGTCGTGGTCCTGGACCCCGCCCTGGACCGCGCCGACGTGCTGCGCTGGGCCGCGGCCGCCGAGGCCGGCTCCGAGCACCCGCTGGCCCGTCCGATCCTCGAGGCCGCCGCGGCCGAGGGAGTGGGCGCCTCCGGGATCCCCGAGGGGATCGACCCGGTTCCGGGCAAGGGCATCGTCGCCACCACCACCGGCGGTGTGCGGGTGCTGATCGGCAACGCCGCGCTGCTGGAGCAGTACGGCATCACCGATCCCGAGGCCGTGCGCACCGCAGAGGAGGTGGCCGCGGCCGGGCGGACCCCGATGATCGTGGCCGTCGACGACGCCGTGGCCGGGGTCATCGCCGTGGCCGACCAGGTCCGCTCCGACGCCGCCGAGATGGTCGCCCGGCTGCACGAGGCCGGGGTGGCCAAGGTCGTCATGCTCACCGGCGACGCCGCGCTCGTGGCCGAGGCCATCGGGAGGGCCACCGGCGTCGACGAGATCCGTGCCGGGCTGCTGCCCGAGGACAAGCTCGACGCCGTGGCGGCGCTGCAGCGGGAGGGCCACGTCGTGGCCATGGTCGGCGACGGCGTCAACGACGCCCCCGCCCTGGCGACCGCGGACATCGGGGTGGCCATGGGCGCGGCCGGCTCGGCCGTGGCCGTGGAGACCGCCGACATCGCCCTGATGGGCGACAACCTGCTGAAGCTGCCCGAGGCGATCGGCCTGGCCAAGCGCACCGTGGGCGTCATGCACCAGAACATCACCGTCGCCCTGATCACGGTGGTGCTGCTGCTGGCCGGGGTCTTCGCCGGCGGGGTCACGATGTCGATCGGGATGCTCGTCCACGAGGCCTCCGTGCTGATCGTGATCCTCAACGCCATGCGCCTGCTGCGCCGCACCACGGACGCCACCCCCACCGCGACGACTACACCGGCCGTCCAGGAGACCGCGAAGGTCGCCTCCTGA
- a CDS encoding Crp/Fnr family transcriptional regulator, giving the protein MRVLSRTPMFAGLGEDQLADVDRRMTSLSWAEGDPVYTEGEPAEHLYLVAAGRAKAYRTAPNGQEVVVELLGPGDLFGGLRTLGRPAYDESVEAMTTVCALRIGDDAFRRVLVEHPEVGLRVLDDAAALLAQARADVTRQSTATVAERLATVLLRLTGKFGQPGRDGDTLIELPLSRADLAGMTGSTPESVSRVMSRWRQEGILDTGRRWTAVRDPRRLAEIAAAGTWPGRPAVD; this is encoded by the coding sequence ATGCGGGTGCTCTCGCGCACCCCGATGTTCGCCGGGCTGGGCGAGGACCAGCTGGCCGACGTCGACCGGAGGATGACCTCGCTGTCCTGGGCGGAGGGCGACCCGGTCTACACCGAGGGGGAGCCCGCCGAGCACCTCTACCTCGTGGCCGCTGGCCGCGCCAAGGCCTACCGGACGGCCCCGAACGGCCAGGAGGTCGTGGTCGAGCTGCTGGGGCCGGGCGACCTCTTCGGCGGGCTGCGCACCCTGGGCCGCCCCGCCTACGACGAGAGCGTGGAGGCGATGACCACCGTGTGCGCCCTGCGCATCGGCGACGACGCGTTCCGCCGGGTCCTCGTCGAGCACCCGGAGGTGGGGCTGCGGGTGCTCGACGACGCCGCGGCCCTGCTCGCCCAGGCCCGCGCGGACGTCACGCGGCAGTCCACGGCCACCGTGGCCGAGCGGCTGGCGACGGTCCTGCTGCGGCTGACCGGGAAGTTCGGGCAACCAGGCCGCGACGGCGACACCCTCATCGAGCTGCCGCTGTCCCGGGCGGACCTCGCCGGGATGACCGGGTCCACCCCCGAGTCCGTCTCCCGGGTGATGAGCCGCTGGCGCCAGGAGGGCATCCTCGACACCGGTCGTCGCTGGACCGCCGTCCGCGACCCCCGCCGGCTGGCGGAGATCGCCGCCGCGGGGACCTGGCCCGGACGCCCTGCGGTTGATTGA
- a CDS encoding class I SAM-dependent methyltransferase has translation MMTTRTRPPLPGEHVDPARVPAHWLLARIGKRVLRPGGRRLTLGLLDRLHITGQDRVVEFAPGVGGTTRLILDRRPAGYTGVERDPRAAAVVQDLFANPAYICRTADAQATGLDDGSATVVLGEAYLSMLPEPAKRRIVAEAFRVLEPGGRFGLHELALLPDQAPGSEQDAVRQQLSEALHVGARPLTTADWRRLVEDAGFVIEHQTLVPMGLLRPGQVLQDEGILRTLAIAGRIVRDRAIRARILTLRRTFRALGEHIGAIGLVGYKP, from the coding sequence ATGATGACCACCAGAACCCGCCCGCCGCTGCCCGGGGAGCACGTCGACCCAGCCAGGGTGCCTGCCCACTGGCTGCTCGCGCGGATCGGCAAACGAGTGCTTCGCCCCGGCGGTCGACGACTCACGCTGGGACTGCTCGACCGCCTACACATCACCGGTCAGGACCGTGTCGTCGAGTTCGCCCCGGGCGTGGGCGGAACCACCCGCTTGATCCTGGACCGCCGGCCCGCCGGATACACCGGGGTCGAGCGGGACCCTCGGGCGGCGGCAGTCGTCCAGGATCTCTTCGCGAACCCCGCCTACATCTGCCGCACGGCCGATGCCCAGGCCACGGGGCTCGACGACGGCAGCGCCACCGTGGTTCTCGGCGAGGCCTACCTGTCGATGCTGCCGGAGCCGGCCAAACGCCGGATCGTCGCCGAGGCCTTCCGGGTCCTTGAACCGGGGGGACGCTTTGGATTGCACGAGCTTGCCCTGCTCCCGGACCAGGCACCGGGGTCCGAGCAGGATGCCGTGCGTCAGCAGCTGAGCGAGGCGCTCCACGTGGGTGCCCGGCCCCTGACCACCGCCGATTGGCGGCGACTGGTGGAGGATGCAGGGTTCGTCATCGAGCATCAGACCCTGGTGCCCATGGGACTGCTGCGCCCCGGACAGGTCCTACAGGACGAAGGCATACTCAGGACGCTGGCGATCGCCGGCAGGATCGTGCGGGACCGGGCGATCAGGGCGCGGATACTGACCCTGCGGAGAACCTTCCGGGCACTGGGAGAGCACATCGGTGCCATAGGACTGGTGGGCTACAAGCCCTGA
- a CDS encoding cation transporter, producing MSATVPVVARISLRIAEVYCPSCAVDIETHLRRLDGVHRVQVDLAGQRMEVDYVPALLDVEDVIVTIGGAGAHVRLTEDYTPSAT from the coding sequence ATGAGTGCCACCGTGCCGGTGGTAGCGCGCATCTCATTGCGCATCGCTGAGGTGTACTGCCCCTCGTGCGCCGTCGACATCGAAACCCACCTACGCCGTTTGGATGGGGTCCACCGAGTCCAGGTGGACCTCGCCGGGCAACGGATGGAGGTCGACTACGTCCCCGCTCTTCTGGACGTCGAAGACGTGATCGTCACCATCGGAGGGGCCGGGGCCCATGTTCGTCTGACCGAGGACTACACCCCATCCGCTACTTGA
- a CDS encoding nitric-oxide reductase large subunit, producing MAERTSSSVRGPADSPVAKGWVQGVALVMIFGFFVMGFLAFRTYTDAMPQPDRVVDSAGRVVFTDEDITEGQQIFLRRGLQEYGSIVGHGGYLGPDYTADYLRRSATFVLEELEASGVQDPQGELTQMFRANRYDEATGTLELTGLQVAAFDELKGHYGDFFGAPDTRHGLVPNAITDREDIHDLTAFFAWTGWAAAAERPGHDYSYTNNWPPEPLVDNGPTADILVWSGLSLTALLVGLGVLFAVYGRWSQKLGWHGSEAPTLAFKQPGEVAVTPAQRATVWFFFVVALMFLAQALLGGAIQHYRSDLTSFFGFDLAQLLPFNLARTWHVQLSLLWTAASFLAAGIFLTPYVSGREPKRQHWLAYGLLGALAVVVAGTIVGSALSVFGVEWAEGSPFWDQQWEYLDLPRVWQGMLVVGLFLWIAIIYRGIRARLKTEHRTNMPWLFFFAGLAIPAFYAVGMLAGTETHLTVADYWRFWVVHLWVEDFLELFTTVMVAYIFVMLGVVRRPIAIAIIFLDVILYSVGGVLGTMHHLYFSGTPVEHMALGAFFSALEVIPLTFLTIEAWTFLQLGSRQESRSSAPFPHRWAVMFLVAVGFWNFLGAGVFGFLINLPVISYYQIGTALTANHAHGAMMGVYGMMAVGLALFALRYMIPPDRWPDRLAKLSFWSLNLGLAWMTFATLLPLGVVQLWHSVNDGYFEARSLQYLTNPGNAVLEWLRLPGDIVFIVGGVLPFLWITWTGVRHGIRATTQVVPVEALFVEEQPVDAAAGPAPVDGSPPASRYRSDRRGDDRPPEDPGRAGGAP from the coding sequence ATGGCTGAGCGGACGTCGTCGAGTGTGCGGGGTCCGGCCGACTCGCCGGTGGCCAAGGGCTGGGTCCAGGGCGTGGCCCTGGTGATGATCTTCGGCTTCTTCGTCATGGGGTTCCTCGCCTTCCGGACCTACACCGATGCGATGCCCCAGCCGGACCGGGTCGTGGACAGCGCGGGCCGGGTCGTCTTCACCGATGAGGACATCACGGAGGGCCAGCAGATTTTCCTGCGCCGCGGCCTGCAGGAGTACGGTTCGATCGTCGGCCACGGCGGGTATCTGGGCCCCGACTACACCGCCGACTATCTGCGCCGGTCCGCCACCTTCGTCCTCGAGGAGCTTGAGGCGTCCGGGGTCCAGGACCCGCAGGGCGAGCTGACGCAGATGTTCCGGGCCAACCGCTACGACGAGGCCACCGGCACCCTGGAGCTCACCGGCCTGCAGGTGGCGGCCTTCGACGAGCTGAAAGGCCACTACGGCGACTTCTTCGGCGCCCCCGACACCCGCCACGGACTGGTCCCGAACGCGATCACCGACAGGGAAGACATCCACGACCTGACCGCCTTCTTCGCCTGGACCGGATGGGCGGCCGCCGCCGAGCGGCCCGGCCACGACTACTCCTACACCAACAACTGGCCGCCCGAACCGCTGGTCGACAACGGGCCCACCGCGGACATCCTGGTGTGGAGCGGGCTGTCCCTGACGGCCCTGCTCGTGGGTCTGGGTGTGCTGTTCGCCGTCTACGGCCGGTGGAGCCAGAAGCTGGGCTGGCACGGCTCCGAGGCCCCCACGCTGGCGTTCAAGCAGCCCGGGGAGGTCGCGGTCACCCCCGCGCAGCGGGCCACGGTGTGGTTCTTCTTCGTCGTCGCCCTCATGTTCCTTGCCCAGGCGCTGCTGGGAGGCGCGATCCAGCACTACCGGTCGGACCTGACCAGCTTCTTCGGCTTCGACCTCGCCCAACTGCTGCCGTTCAACCTGGCCCGCACCTGGCACGTGCAGCTGTCTCTGCTGTGGACCGCCGCCTCGTTCCTGGCCGCGGGCATCTTCCTGACCCCCTACGTCTCCGGCCGCGAGCCGAAACGCCAGCACTGGCTGGCCTACGGTCTGCTCGGTGCCCTGGCCGTCGTGGTGGCCGGCACGATCGTCGGCTCGGCCCTGAGCGTTTTCGGCGTCGAGTGGGCCGAGGGCTCACCGTTCTGGGACCAGCAGTGGGAGTACCTGGACCTGCCCAGAGTCTGGCAGGGCATGCTCGTGGTGGGGCTGTTCCTGTGGATCGCCATCATCTACCGCGGCATCCGCGCCCGTCTCAAGACCGAGCACCGGACCAACATGCCGTGGCTGTTCTTCTTCGCCGGACTCGCCATCCCGGCCTTCTACGCCGTCGGCATGCTCGCCGGCACCGAGACGCACCTGACCGTCGCCGACTACTGGCGGTTCTGGGTGGTGCACCTGTGGGTGGAGGACTTCCTCGAGCTGTTCACCACCGTCATGGTCGCCTACATCTTCGTCATGCTGGGCGTGGTGCGGCGCCCGATCGCCATCGCCATCATCTTCCTCGACGTCATCCTGTACTCCGTCGGTGGGGTGCTGGGCACCATGCACCACCTGTACTTCTCCGGCACCCCGGTGGAGCACATGGCCCTCGGCGCGTTCTTCTCCGCGCTGGAGGTCATCCCGCTCACGTTCCTGACCATCGAGGCGTGGACCTTCCTGCAACTGGGCTCCCGGCAGGAGTCCCGGTCCTCGGCGCCCTTCCCGCACCGCTGGGCGGTGATGTTCCTCGTCGCCGTGGGGTTCTGGAACTTCCTCGGCGCCGGCGTCTTCGGCTTCCTCATCAACCTGCCGGTGATCTCCTACTACCAGATCGGCACGGCCCTGACCGCCAATCACGCCCACGGGGCGATGATGGGCGTCTACGGCATGATGGCCGTGGGACTTGCGCTGTTCGCCCTGCGCTACATGATCCCGCCCGACCGGTGGCCGGACCGGCTGGCCAAGCTCTCGTTCTGGTCGCTCAACCTGGGCCTGGCGTGGATGACCTTCGCGACCCTGCTGCCGCTGGGGGTGGTGCAGCTGTGGCACTCCGTCAACGACGGCTACTTCGAGGCCCGGTCCCTGCAGTACCTCACCAACCCGGGCAACGCCGTCCTGGAGTGGTTGCGCCTGCCCGGGGACATCGTCTTCATCGTCGGCGGGGTGCTGCCGTTCCTGTGGATCACCTGGACGGGCGTGCGGCACGGGATCCGGGCCACCACGCAGGTGGTCCCCGTCGAGGCGCTGTTCGTGGAGGAGCAGCCGGTGGACGCGGCCGCCGGGCCCGCTCCGGTGGACGGCTCGCCGCCCGCGTCCCGCTACCGGTCCGACCGCCGCGGGGACGACCGGCCCCCGGAGGACCCGGGACGAGCGGGAGGAGCACCATGA
- a CDS encoding heavy-metal-associated domain-containing protein, producing MTTTTATATHTVLRAEGFACPSCVAKIEKRVGRLKGVSAVKVHFASARIEVDHDPALASVDDIVAAVAKAGYTARPAAF from the coding sequence ATGACCACCACTACAGCCACCGCCACCCACACCGTCCTGCGCGCCGAGGGCTTCGCCTGCCCCTCCTGCGTGGCCAAGATCGAGAAGCGCGTCGGGCGGCTGAAGGGCGTCTCCGCGGTGAAGGTCCACTTCGCCTCGGCCCGCATCGAGGTCGACCACGACCCCGCCCTCGCGAGCGTCGACGACATCGTCGCCGCCGTGGCCAAGGCCGGCTACACCGCCCGCCCCGCGGCCTTCTGA
- a CDS encoding slipin family protein: protein MSAWLVTGVVVLLVLGVLAASVRVLKEYERGVAFRLGRLRPVLGPGLRLLVPGVDKLVRVDLRVVTLTIPPQEVITKDNVPARVNAVVLFQVTDPVRSVMAVENHAVATSQIAQTTLRSVVGRADLDTLLAHRADLNEDLARTIDAQTTPWGVQVNVVEIKDVEIPEAMQRAMAREAEAERERRAKVINARGELQASEELRQAAETLSRNPASLQLRYLQTLLELGADQNSTVVFPLPIDIIGPFIDKLPHLVDSVRANSNGAGTARTPAASAGDARGTDETG, encoded by the coding sequence ATGAGCGCATGGCTGGTGACAGGCGTCGTCGTCCTGCTCGTGCTGGGCGTGCTGGCGGCCTCGGTGCGGGTGCTCAAGGAGTACGAGCGCGGCGTCGCGTTCCGGCTGGGCCGCTTGCGCCCGGTGCTGGGTCCCGGCCTGCGTCTGCTGGTCCCCGGCGTGGACAAGCTGGTGCGGGTGGACCTGCGGGTGGTGACGCTGACCATCCCTCCGCAGGAGGTGATCACCAAGGACAACGTGCCCGCCCGGGTCAACGCCGTCGTCCTGTTCCAGGTCACCGATCCGGTGCGCTCGGTCATGGCGGTGGAGAACCACGCCGTGGCCACGTCCCAGATCGCCCAGACCACGCTGCGGTCCGTGGTGGGACGGGCCGACCTGGACACCCTGCTGGCCCACCGGGCGGATCTCAACGAGGACCTCGCCCGGACCATCGACGCCCAGACCACGCCGTGGGGGGTGCAGGTCAACGTCGTGGAGATCAAGGACGTGGAGATCCCGGAGGCCATGCAGCGGGCCATGGCCCGGGAGGCGGAGGCCGAACGCGAACGCCGCGCCAAGGTGATCAACGCCCGCGGCGAGCTGCAGGCCTCCGAAGAACTGCGCCAGGCCGCCGAGACCCTCAGCCGCAACCCGGCGTCCTTGCAGCTGCGCTACCTGCAGACCCTCCTGGAGCTGGGCGCCGACCAGAACTCCACCGTGGTCTTCCCCCTGCCCATCGACATCATCGGGCCGTTCATCGACAAGCTGCCCCACCTCGTGGACAGCGTCCGCGCGAACAGCAACGGCGCCGGCACGGCCCGAACCCCCGCTGCGTCCGCCGGGGACGCCCGGGGGACGGACGAGACCGGATGA
- a CDS encoding DUF6457 domain-containing protein, with the protein MTPDERRLLSGWVEQLRAEFGLEGLEAPLEELLALAGAVSAAVARPAVPVTAYVAGYLAAIRAQDIEGHGVGQAVRDVAGAVPAPAAGPRKN; encoded by the coding sequence ATGACTCCCGACGAGCGACGGTTGCTCTCAGGGTGGGTCGAGCAGTTGAGGGCCGAGTTCGGCCTGGAGGGGCTGGAGGCTCCCCTTGAAGAACTGCTGGCTCTGGCCGGGGCCGTTTCCGCCGCAGTGGCCCGCCCCGCGGTGCCGGTGACGGCCTATGTCGCCGGTTACCTCGCAGCTATCCGTGCCCAGGACATTGAGGGGCACGGCGTTGGACAAGCGGTGCGCGACGTTGCCGGCGCCGTCCCGGCACCGGCGGCCGGCCCCCGGAAGAACTGA